The Sphingomonas alpina genome has a segment encoding these proteins:
- a CDS encoding sigma-54 interaction domain-containing protein produces MRSIVPSAAVLRQKYALVSSLRAQGFAVRSFEDGRPQPGDLFLVADGETPPAPARTVIVGENGRYVMPSRDGSPARIAFAPEDAAVGNGFVRALIAGAETPTAADPESLALYALAERVAAADITVLINGPTGTGKEVLARHIHLSSDRRDGPFIAINCAALPETMLEALLFGHQKGAFTGASSGGEGFFRAANGGTLLLDEIAEMPIQLQAKLLRALQEREVVPIGASTPEAIDVRVIACANRDLQTEVAEGRFRADLYYRLSVFPLSTKPLNERRQDIPSLAATMILRHAGNRTTVPWPDAAAIDALVRHDWPGNVRELENVIQRALLFAAGDTISPEHIVFDRAPTPLVQRAANDQPAPSTLGNIVQMHEFQAIRETLAACGGSRIETAKRLGISERTLRYRLAKAREQGDDITRISNQAASA; encoded by the coding sequence ATGCGGTCGATCGTTCCATCAGCTGCGGTGCTGCGGCAGAAATATGCCTTGGTCTCGTCATTGCGCGCGCAGGGCTTCGCGGTCCGGTCGTTCGAGGATGGCCGCCCGCAGCCCGGCGATCTATTCCTGGTTGCCGACGGCGAAACGCCACCCGCCCCGGCGCGCACCGTGATCGTCGGCGAGAATGGCCGTTATGTCATGCCGTCGCGCGACGGCAGCCCGGCCCGGATCGCCTTCGCCCCCGAAGATGCCGCCGTCGGCAATGGCTTTGTTCGCGCGCTGATCGCCGGCGCGGAAACGCCGACCGCCGCGGACCCCGAGAGCCTCGCCCTTTACGCGCTCGCCGAACGCGTTGCCGCCGCCGACATCACCGTGTTGATCAACGGCCCGACCGGCACGGGCAAGGAAGTGCTCGCACGTCATATCCACCTCTCGTCCGACCGTCGTGACGGCCCGTTCATCGCGATCAACTGCGCGGCACTGCCCGAGACGATGCTCGAGGCGTTGCTGTTCGGCCATCAGAAGGGTGCCTTCACTGGTGCCTCCTCGGGCGGTGAAGGCTTTTTCCGCGCCGCCAATGGCGGCACGCTGCTGCTCGACGAGATCGCCGAGATGCCGATCCAGCTACAGGCCAAACTGCTTCGGGCGCTGCAAGAGCGCGAAGTGGTGCCGATTGGCGCCTCGACACCCGAGGCGATCGACGTGCGCGTCATCGCCTGCGCCAACCGCGACCTGCAAACCGAAGTCGCAGAAGGCCGTTTCCGCGCCGATCTCTATTACCGCCTGTCGGTCTTCCCGCTCAGCACCAAGCCGCTCAACGAGCGCCGCCAGGACATTCCGTCGCTCGCCGCGACGATGATCCTGCGCCATGCCGGCAACCGCACTACCGTGCCCTGGCCCGATGCCGCGGCGATCGATGCGCTGGTCCGTCACGACTGGCCCGGCAATGTGCGCGAGCTCGAAAACGTCATCCAGCGCGCTCTGCTGTTCGCGGCCGGCGACACGATTTCGCCTGAGCATATCGTGTTCGACCGCGCGCCGACCCCGCTGGTCCAGCGCGCCGCGAACGATCAACCGGCGCCATCGACCTTGGGCAATATCGTCCAGATGCACGAATTTCAGGCGATCCGCGAAACACTCGCCGCGTGCGGCGGCAGCCGGATCGAGACCGCGAAGCGGCTCGGCATTTCGGAGCGCACCCTGCGCTATCGTCTCGCCAAGGCGCGCGAACAGGGTGACGACATCACCCGCATCTCCAACCAGGCAGCATCGGCATGA
- the fliE gene encoding flagellar hook-basal body complex protein FliE, protein MSAVGGVGGATGIDRVMALRAQILERNQALQRANTSAGAPSGATETKPASFAATMEDALKSVNEGQAKAGELSAAYERGETIDIAKVMLARQQASVGFEATLQVRNKLLSAYKDIMSMPV, encoded by the coding sequence ATGAGCGCGGTCGGCGGCGTCGGCGGTGCAACGGGCATCGACCGGGTGATGGCGCTCCGCGCGCAGATCCTCGAACGCAACCAGGCGCTGCAGCGCGCCAACACCTCGGCCGGCGCGCCCTCCGGCGCGACCGAGACGAAGCCGGCCAGCTTCGCCGCGACGATGGAAGACGCGCTGAAGAGCGTCAACGAAGGCCAGGCCAAGGCCGGTGAACTCTCCGCCGCCTATGAGCGCGGCGAGACGATCGACATCGCCAAGGTGATGCTCGCCCGCCAGCAGGCCTCGGTCGGCTTCGAGGCGACCCTGCAGGTCCGCAACAAACTCCTGTCCGCCTATAAGGACATCATGAGCATGCCGGTATAA
- a CDS encoding flagellin, with translation MTVIGTNIGSLRASNASTAANVNLQQSIERLSTGKRINSAKDDAAGLAIASSMTSQIRGMNQAVRNANDGMSMAQTAEGALGEVTNMLQRVRELAVQSASGTYSDDDRTNLQTEVTELTKQIADIVSKTEFNGVKLFDGTAGTAGVVSIQTGANSGDTVDLALSAVTLTGVATATVATSTGANAALATVDTALDTVSTKRASLGASQNRLQSVVNNLTSNVTNLTDARSRIEDADFSAETTNLAKAQILSQASTAMLAQANQSQQGVLSLLR, from the coding sequence ATGACTGTTATCGGAACCAATATCGGTTCGCTGCGCGCTTCGAACGCGTCGACGGCCGCAAACGTAAACCTGCAGCAGAGCATCGAGCGCCTGTCGACCGGCAAGCGCATCAACTCGGCCAAGGACGACGCTGCCGGCCTCGCCATCGCATCGTCGATGACGTCGCAGATCCGCGGCATGAACCAGGCCGTCCGCAATGCGAACGACGGCATGTCGATGGCGCAGACGGCTGAAGGCGCACTCGGCGAAGTCACCAACATGCTGCAGCGCGTCCGCGAGCTCGCGGTTCAGTCGGCTTCGGGCACTTACTCGGATGACGACCGCACCAACCTGCAGACCGAAGTCACCGAACTGACGAAGCAGATCGCCGACATCGTCTCGAAGACCGAGTTCAACGGCGTGAAGCTGTTCGACGGTACGGCGGGTACGGCTGGCGTCGTGTCGATCCAGACCGGTGCGAATTCGGGCGATACCGTTGATCTCGCTCTGAGTGCGGTCACCCTGACCGGCGTCGCCACGGCGACTGTCGCGACCTCGACTGGCGCCAATGCGGCACTGGCCACGGTCGATACCGCACTCGACACTGTCTCGACCAAGCGTGCATCGCTTGGTGCGTCGCAGAACCGCCTGCAGTCGGTGGTCAACAACCTGACGTCCAACGTCACGAACCTGACCGACGCGCGCAGCCGGATCGAAGACGCCGACTTCTCGGCCGAAACGACCAACCTCGCCAAGGCCCAGATCCTGAGCCAGGCATCGACCGCGATGCTTGCCCAGGCAAACCAGAGCCAGCAGGGCGTGTTGTCGCTGCTGCGTTAA